A part of Brachybacterium faecium DSM 4810 genomic DNA contains:
- a CDS encoding acetyltransferase (PFAM: Acetyltransferase (GNAT) family), with protein MPQDGAPQNGAPGDGAADWALRPATLEDVEEIAFAELELFPDEAWNVFQLAEEIAHPTRRYVIAADGAGARGALIGYAGIMLAGDLADLHTIGTRRPGEGVGRALLAWCETQALAGGAQRMLLEVREDNARARAVYTAAGYREIDRRRGYYRIRGRQVDALVMARELTAEE; from the coding sequence GTGCCCCAGGACGGCGCTCCCCAGAACGGCGCGCCCGGGGACGGCGCCGCCGACTGGGCGCTGCGCCCGGCGACCCTCGAGGACGTCGAGGAGATCGCCTTCGCCGAGCTCGAGCTGTTCCCCGACGAGGCGTGGAACGTCTTCCAGCTCGCCGAGGAGATCGCCCACCCCACCCGTCGCTACGTGATCGCCGCCGACGGGGCGGGGGCGCGCGGCGCCCTGATCGGCTACGCCGGGATCATGCTCGCCGGCGACCTCGCGGACCTGCACACCATCGGCACCCGTCGACCGGGGGAGGGCGTGGGCCGCGCCCTGCTGGCCTGGTGCGAGACGCAGGCGCTCGCCGGAGGGGCGCAGCGGATGCTGCTCGAGGTGCGGGAGGACAACGCCCGCGCCCGCGCCGTGTACACCGCCGCCGGGTATCGCGAGATCGACCGCCGCCGCGGCTACTACCGGATCCGCGGCCGGCAGGTCGATGCGCTCGTGATGGCGCGGGAGCTCACCGCCGAGGAGTGA
- a CDS encoding ABC-type multidrug transport system, ATPase component (PFAM: ABC transporter): MHSEHPFPSEGHPAPAPSADRAVAQGPVAGIAAPVSADAAVPESTALSLRGLRKSFDGTEVVHELSLDVPRGSFYGIVGPNGAGKTTTLSMATGLLRPDGGTAHVLGHDMWAVPEQAKARLGVLADGLRTFDRLTGRELLTYVGLVRGMEPAVVEERMESLLTALDLAGEDGKLVVDYSAGMTKKILLACALLHAPRLLVLDEPLEAVDPVSAQVIRKILTAYVDGGGTVVLSSHVMELVEGLCSHVAIIARGELLADGTLDQVRQGGSLVQTFIDLVGGGDVAEGSLAWLES, from the coding sequence ATGCACTCCGAGCACCCGTTCCCCTCCGAGGGCCACCCGGCTCCCGCCCCCTCCGCCGACCGCGCGGTCGCCCAGGGACCCGTCGCCGGCATCGCCGCCCCCGTCTCCGCGGATGCCGCGGTCCCGGAGAGCACGGCGCTGTCCCTGCGCGGTCTGCGCAAGTCCTTCGACGGCACCGAAGTGGTCCACGAGCTCTCCCTGGACGTCCCGCGCGGCTCCTTCTACGGGATCGTCGGGCCCAACGGCGCCGGCAAGACCACCACGCTGTCCATGGCGACAGGGCTGCTCCGGCCCGACGGCGGCACCGCACACGTGCTCGGTCATGACATGTGGGCCGTGCCCGAGCAGGCCAAGGCCCGCCTCGGCGTGCTCGCCGACGGTCTGCGCACCTTCGACCGGCTCACCGGCCGGGAGCTGCTCACCTATGTGGGGCTGGTGCGCGGCATGGAGCCGGCGGTGGTCGAGGAGCGGATGGAGTCGCTGCTGACCGCGCTGGACCTCGCCGGCGAGGACGGCAAGCTGGTGGTCGACTACTCCGCAGGCATGACCAAGAAGATCCTGCTCGCCTGCGCGCTCCTGCATGCTCCGCGCCTGCTGGTGCTCGATGAGCCTCTCGAAGCGGTCGATCCCGTCTCCGCGCAGGTGATCCGCAAGATCCTCACCGCGTACGTCGACGGCGGCGGCACCGTGGTGCTCTCCAGCCACGTGATGGAGCTGGTCGAGGGCCTGTGCAGCCACGTGGCGATCATCGCGCGCGGCGAGCTGCTGGCCGACGGCACGCTCGATCAGGTGCGGCAGGGCGGCTCCCTGGTGCAGACCTTCATCGACCTCGTCGGCGGCGGCGACGTCGCAGAGGGGAGCCTGGCATGGCTGGAGTCCTGA
- a CDS encoding putative molecular chaperone, inactive metal-dependent protease like protein (PFAM: Glycoprotease family), with protein sequence MLLGIDTSGAVSTAVARGALPGPAAAGTTAPGAPLEILQVRSDERSRHHDEVLLALIDETLHAAGVERGALTGVVVGRGPGPFTGLRVGLVSARSIAAVLGIPLHGLSSLDALAHQALADLDPARRGPVTVGVALDARRREVYHARYRREAGGEISRVADPAVAAPAEVAEELTACDLLVGSGTRLYPELLPATADLVHVDAGHLLLAAAALTARGEDLTSTEPLYLREPDAAKPTARKSALGR encoded by the coding sequence ATGCTGCTGGGAATCGACACCTCCGGGGCGGTGAGCACAGCCGTGGCCCGCGGTGCGCTGCCCGGCCCTGCCGCGGCGGGCACCACGGCGCCCGGCGCCCCGCTCGAGATCCTGCAGGTGCGCTCCGACGAGCGTTCCCGCCACCACGACGAGGTGCTGCTGGCCCTGATCGACGAGACGCTGCACGCCGCGGGCGTCGAGCGCGGCGCGCTCACCGGCGTCGTCGTCGGCCGCGGGCCCGGCCCGTTCACCGGCCTGCGCGTGGGACTGGTCTCCGCCCGCTCCATCGCCGCGGTGCTCGGCATCCCCCTGCACGGGCTGAGCTCCCTCGACGCCCTCGCGCACCAGGCGCTCGCCGACCTCGACCCCGCGCGCAGAGGCCCGGTCACCGTGGGCGTCGCCCTCGACGCCCGCCGCCGCGAGGTGTACCACGCCCGCTACCGGCGCGAGGCGGGGGGCGAGATCTCCCGCGTCGCGGACCCGGCGGTCGCCGCACCGGCCGAGGTGGCCGAGGAGCTCACCGCCTGCGACCTGCTCGTCGGCTCCGGCACCCGCCTCTACCCCGAGCTGCTGCCCGCCACCGCCGACCTCGTGCACGTGGACGCCGGTCATCTGCTCCTGGCCGCCGCCGCGCTCACCGCCCGGGGCGAGGACCTGACGAGCACCGAGCCGCTGTACCTGCGCGAGCCCGATGCCGCCAAGCCCACCGCCCGCAAGAGCGCCCTGGGGCGCTGA
- a CDS encoding predicted permease (PFAM: Domain of unknown function DUF20): MSKLRPTPRAPGLAPEVEEIPLGIRRAAAWSWRLIVVIAASALILWGLLQITTLVIPVLIAVLLAAMLNPVVKVLTRYTFLGRTAASGVALLGLLLVIAGMFTLAGRQLFAQFADIQEKAVTGFQSLTDWATSTFQIDAPMVDAAIDEGLTQLQDNSDQLVSGALGTAAVLGNVATGIVICLFALFFFLAGGSSIWRWVVGLLPPAARVPTHEAFRRGWKALSAYIRTQILVAGVDATGISIGMVALGLGSYAVPIWLLVFLFSFVPLVGAIVSGAIAVLLVLVLNSWIGAIIMLAIVLVVQQAESNILQPFLMGKAVELHPLAVLLGVAAGVMVANIAGALFAIPLIAFVNATLLYLVGRDPAPDLGEDRASAEHFAALTRTQPAPVQGGTEGAERRSAFSALVPGAKTAPAQPSASQERAPQEPTPQEPAAQESAVQSSAGTGSSAPQAAPSQETPAQPPSPQDPPAQDTPRDGD; the protein is encoded by the coding sequence ATGTCGAAGCTGCGCCCCACCCCGCGCGCCCCCGGGCTGGCACCCGAGGTCGAGGAGATCCCGCTCGGCATCCGTCGTGCCGCGGCGTGGTCCTGGAGACTGATCGTCGTGATCGCGGCCTCCGCGCTGATCCTGTGGGGGCTGCTGCAGATCACCACCCTGGTGATCCCGGTGCTCATCGCGGTCCTGCTGGCCGCCATGCTGAACCCGGTGGTCAAGGTGCTCACCCGTTACACCTTCCTCGGGCGCACCGCGGCCAGCGGCGTGGCGCTGCTCGGGCTGCTGCTGGTGATCGCCGGGATGTTCACGCTCGCGGGGCGGCAGCTGTTCGCCCAGTTCGCGGACATCCAGGAGAAGGCCGTCACCGGCTTCCAGTCCCTCACCGACTGGGCGACCTCCACCTTCCAGATCGACGCGCCGATGGTCGATGCGGCGATCGACGAGGGCCTCACCCAGCTGCAGGACAACTCCGATCAGCTGGTCTCCGGCGCGCTCGGCACCGCCGCGGTGCTCGGCAACGTCGCCACCGGCATCGTCATCTGCCTGTTCGCCCTGTTCTTCTTCCTGGCGGGCGGCTCGAGCATCTGGCGCTGGGTGGTCGGCCTGCTCCCGCCTGCCGCGCGGGTGCCCACCCATGAGGCGTTCCGCCGCGGCTGGAAGGCGCTCTCGGCGTACATCCGCACCCAGATCCTCGTCGCCGGCGTGGACGCCACCGGCATCTCCATCGGCATGGTCGCTCTGGGGCTGGGCTCCTACGCGGTGCCGATCTGGCTGCTCGTGTTCCTGTTCTCCTTCGTCCCGCTGGTCGGTGCGATCGTCTCCGGCGCCATCGCGGTGCTGCTGGTGCTCGTGCTCAACAGCTGGATCGGGGCGATCATCATGCTGGCGATCGTGCTCGTGGTCCAGCAGGCCGAGAGCAACATCCTCCAGCCGTTCCTCATGGGCAAGGCCGTCGAGCTACACCCGCTGGCCGTGCTGCTCGGTGTGGCCGCCGGTGTCATGGTCGCCAACATCGCCGGTGCGCTGTTCGCCATCCCGCTGATCGCCTTCGTCAACGCGACGCTGCTGTATCTGGTGGGCCGGGACCCGGCCCCGGATCTCGGCGAGGACCGGGCGAGCGCCGAGCACTTCGCGGCGCTGACCCGCACGCAGCCCGCCCCGGTGCAGGGCGGGACCGAGGGCGCCGAGCGGCGCTCCGCCTTCTCGGCGCTGGTGCCTGGCGCGAAGACAGCACCCGCGCAGCCCTCGGCGTCGCAGGAGCGGGCTCCGCAGGAGCCGACCCCACAGGAGCCGGCCGCACAGGAGTCGGCCGTGCAGAGCTCCGCGGGGACGGGCTCGTCGGCCCCGCAGGCTGCGCCGTCCCAGGAGACCCCGGCGCAGCCGCCCTCGCCGCAGGACCCGCCGGCCCAGGACACCCCGCGCGACGGCGACTGA
- a CDS encoding alanine racemase (PFAM: Alanine racemase, C-terminal domain; Alanine racemase, N-terminal domain~TIGRFAM: alanine racemase): MTIPIPAEDPRHVPNLAMIDPSAITENTRAMGTLLEEQTALMAVVKADGYGHGMLTAARAAIEGGATWLGVAHPASALALARADLDAQILTWLFEPHTARIVLPEVLASGVDVSVGSPEMLALVSEAARQADRRARVHLKIDTGMGRNGVLPWQIREMGATLREDDFLQATGAWTHLTSADDPSDPATDQQVELFDSACAAFADEVGPIPLQHIANSAATLTRPDLHRDLVRPGIALYGYPPVPTDVPLRPAMTLTSRIALVKEVPEGHSIGYGRMRTTTRPTRLGLVPIGYADGLHRAGSDRCDVLVRTASGDRRAPQVGRISMDQIVIDLGADSEARPGDEVFLFGDAGGDPGGPSASTADDWAAAAGTIPYEVLTSVSGRVTRKVLS; encoded by the coding sequence ATGACCATCCCGATCCCCGCCGAGGACCCTCGGCATGTGCCCAACCTGGCCATGATCGACCCCTCCGCGATCACCGAGAACACCCGTGCGATGGGCACGCTGCTCGAGGAGCAGACGGCGCTGATGGCCGTGGTGAAGGCCGACGGGTACGGGCACGGCATGCTCACCGCCGCGCGCGCCGCGATCGAGGGCGGCGCCACCTGGCTGGGCGTCGCCCACCCCGCGAGCGCCCTGGCGCTGGCCCGCGCCGATCTCGACGCGCAGATCCTCACCTGGCTGTTCGAACCGCACACGGCGCGGATCGTGCTGCCGGAGGTGCTCGCCTCCGGGGTCGACGTCTCCGTCGGCTCCCCGGAGATGCTCGCGCTGGTCTCCGAGGCCGCCCGGCAGGCCGACCGCCGCGCCCGCGTCCACCTGAAGATCGACACCGGCATGGGCCGCAACGGCGTGCTGCCCTGGCAGATCCGTGAGATGGGCGCCACCTTGCGCGAGGACGACTTCCTCCAGGCCACGGGCGCATGGACCCATCTCACCAGCGCCGACGACCCCTCCGACCCGGCGACCGACCAGCAGGTGGAGCTGTTCGACTCGGCCTGCGCGGCGTTCGCCGACGAGGTGGGGCCGATCCCGCTGCAGCACATCGCGAACTCCGCCGCGACCCTCACCCGCCCGGACCTGCACCGCGACCTGGTGCGTCCCGGGATCGCGCTGTACGGCTACCCGCCCGTCCCCACCGATGTGCCGCTCCGGCCCGCGATGACGCTCACCAGCCGGATCGCGCTGGTCAAGGAGGTCCCCGAGGGGCACAGCATCGGCTACGGCCGGATGCGCACCACCACGCGACCCACCCGGCTGGGTCTGGTGCCGATCGGCTATGCCGACGGCCTGCACCGTGCCGGCAGCGACCGCTGCGACGTGCTCGTGCGCACCGCCTCCGGCGACCGCCGCGCCCCGCAGGTGGGCCGCATCAGCATGGACCAGATCGTCATCGACCTGGGAGCGGACTCCGAGGCCCGCCCCGGCGACGAGGTGTTCCTCTTCGGCGACGCCGGGGGTGACCCGGGCGGGCCCTCCGCCTCGACCGCCGACGACTGGGCGGCCGCCGCCGGCACCATCCCCTACGAGGTGCTCACCTCCGTCTCCGGGCGCGTCACCCGGAAGGTCCTGTCATGA
- a CDS encoding conserved hypothetical nucleotide-binding protein (PFAM: Uncharacterised P-loop hydrolase UPF0079~TIGRFAM: conserved hypothetical nucleotide-binding protein), with translation MSAHEIRTRDAEGTRAVARALAGALRAGDLLVLDGPLGAGKTTFTQGLGDGLGVRGPVASPTFVIERVHPSLGDGPDLVHVDAYRLGGEGEIDDLDLEADLDRAVTVVEWGRDRVEHLADSALLVVLDRPDRVEDPEDPDEPRTLHLVPSGPRWDEAAILRLEGALAAVTAADGTAGPDEGPAPRPDAPQDPHTPLDEPLDEENR, from the coding sequence ATGAGCGCCCACGAGATCCGCACGCGCGACGCCGAGGGCACCCGGGCCGTCGCCCGCGCCCTGGCCGGTGCGCTGCGGGCCGGGGACCTGCTCGTGCTCGACGGCCCGCTCGGCGCCGGCAAGACCACCTTCACCCAGGGGCTCGGCGACGGCCTGGGGGTGCGGGGCCCGGTCGCCTCGCCCACCTTCGTCATCGAACGGGTCCATCCCAGCCTCGGCGACGGGCCCGATCTGGTGCACGTGGACGCCTACCGGCTCGGCGGCGAGGGCGAGATCGACGACCTCGACCTCGAAGCCGATCTCGACCGCGCCGTGACCGTCGTGGAGTGGGGCCGCGACCGCGTCGAGCACCTCGCCGATTCCGCCCTGCTGGTGGTCCTGGACCGCCCCGACCGCGTCGAGGACCCCGAGGACCCCGACGAGCCCCGCACCCTGCACCTCGTCCCGAGCGGACCCCGCTGGGACGAGGCCGCGATCCTCCGGCTCGAGGGCGCGCTCGCCGCCGTCACCGCCGCGGACGGCACCGCCGGTCCCGACGAGGGGCCCGCACCCCGCCCGGACGCCCCGCAGGATCCGCACACCCCGCTGGACGAGCCGCTGGACGAGGAGAACCGCTGA
- a CDS encoding yjeF-like protein, hydroxyethylthiazole kinase-related (PFAM: YjeF-related protein N-terminus; Carbohydrate kinase~TIGRFAM: yjeF N-terminal region; yjeF C-terminal region, hydroxyethylthiazole kinase-related) codes for MLRGVSAEAVRAAEAPLLAAGEPLMLRAARALADHVHEMLPASAGRDGGVARVLVLAGAGANGGDGLHAAAMLRGEGVAADAVATAERIHGEAAAALRDAGGAILPLADTAPGVLEETLAAADLVLDAILGIGGRPEVPPTLGPLLAVVAAARVPVLAVDLPSFVDATTGQAAPEALTAHATITFGAVKAGLLLPGGAERAGALHLVDLGLATHLEGPAAVLRLEDADVRAVWPGPGRDATKYSRGVVALAAGSDPFPGAAVLAVSGAARAGAGMVRCIAPQAVLDQVLRERPETVGHRVERAVGGPAAVDLAAVGRTDALVVGPGLPPEDPRACAGVDRLRRDPHDGTDRDGTDRTGRDHGSHDGDPHGRLDRGVIDAGGLATLTPQHRFGPDVVLTPHRGEAERLADRLDIDPGLPAPSLATALAAATGATVLLKGAVTVIAPGDGGPLRAQDDATPQLATAGTGDVLAGVLGTLLAAGLTGPDAAALAALLHGRAGRLASHDGLRPLVALDVAAHLPEVIGTILAGALP; via the coding sequence GCGGTCCGCGCGGCCGAGGCACCCCTGCTCGCGGCCGGTGAGCCGCTCATGCTGCGGGCCGCCCGCGCGCTCGCCGATCACGTCCACGAGATGCTGCCGGCGTCGGCAGGGCGGGACGGCGGCGTCGCCCGGGTGCTCGTGCTGGCCGGTGCCGGGGCCAACGGCGGCGACGGCCTCCACGCCGCGGCGATGCTGCGCGGCGAGGGCGTCGCGGCCGATGCCGTCGCCACCGCCGAGCGGATCCATGGGGAGGCCGCGGCCGCGCTGCGGGACGCCGGCGGCGCGATCCTGCCGCTGGCCGACACCGCCCCGGGGGTGCTCGAGGAGACCCTCGCCGCGGCCGACCTCGTCCTCGACGCGATCCTCGGCATCGGCGGCCGCCCCGAGGTGCCGCCCACCCTCGGCCCGCTGCTCGCCGTCGTGGCCGCCGCCCGCGTCCCCGTGCTGGCCGTGGACCTGCCGAGCTTCGTCGACGCCACCACCGGGCAGGCCGCACCCGAGGCCCTCACCGCGCACGCGACCATCACCTTCGGAGCGGTGAAGGCCGGGCTGCTGCTGCCCGGCGGCGCCGAACGCGCCGGCGCGCTCCACCTCGTCGACCTCGGTCTGGCCACGCACCTGGAAGGGCCAGCGGCTGTGCTGCGGCTCGAGGACGCGGACGTCCGCGCGGTCTGGCCCGGACCGGGCCGCGACGCCACCAAGTACAGCCGCGGCGTGGTGGCCCTCGCCGCCGGCAGCGACCCCTTTCCCGGCGCGGCGGTGCTCGCGGTCTCCGGGGCCGCCCGGGCGGGGGCCGGCATGGTGCGCTGCATCGCCCCGCAGGCGGTGCTGGACCAGGTGCTGCGCGAGCGGCCCGAGACCGTCGGGCACCGGGTCGAGCGCGCCGTCGGCGGGCCCGCCGCCGTGGACCTCGCCGCCGTCGGCCGCACCGATGCGCTGGTCGTCGGTCCGGGCCTGCCTCCCGAGGATCCCCGTGCCTGCGCCGGCGTCGACCGGCTGCGCCGCGACCCGCACGACGGCACCGACCGCGACGGCACTGACCGCACCGGCCGAGACCACGGCTCGCACGACGGCGACCCGCACGGCCGGCTCGATCGCGGCGTCATCGACGCAGGGGGCCTCGCGACCCTCACCCCGCAGCACCGCTTCGGGCCCGACGTGGTCCTCACCCCGCACCGCGGCGAGGCGGAGCGGCTCGCCGATCGCCTCGACATCGATCCGGGCCTGCCGGCGCCGTCGCTCGCCACCGCCCTCGCCGCGGCCACCGGCGCGACCGTGCTGCTCAAGGGCGCGGTCACCGTGATCGCCCCGGGCGACGGCGGCCCGCTGCGCGCCCAGGACGATGCGACGCCGCAGCTGGCCACCGCCGGCACCGGGGACGTGCTCGCCGGCGTGCTCGGCACCCTCCTGGCCGCCGGTCTGACCGGCCCCGACGCCGCCGCCCTGGCCGCCCTGCTCCACGGCCGGGCGGGCCGTCTCGCCTCCCACGACGGTCTGCGGCCGCTGGTCGCGCTCGACGTGGCCGCGCACCTGCCCGAGGTGATCGGGACTATCCTGGCGGGCGCCCTGCCGTGA
- a CDS encoding transcription elongation factor GreA (PFAM: Prokaryotic transcription elongation factor, GreA/GreB, N-terminal domain; Prokaryotic transcription elongation factor, GreA/GreB, C-terminal domain~TIGRFAM: transcription elongation factor GreA) — MSSQPNGAWLTQDAYDRLAKELEELEGPGRTEIAERIAAARDEGDLKENGGYHAAREEQGKMEARIADLQRLLKNAVVGEAPKDDGVVEPGMVVVISMAGKERTFLLGNREIADGDEDLEVYSSESPLGSAIHGSRVGDTVDYTAPNGKSFPIEIRKATPYKA; from the coding sequence ATGAGCAGCCAGCCGAATGGCGCCTGGCTCACCCAGGACGCGTACGACCGCCTGGCCAAGGAGCTCGAAGAGCTCGAGGGCCCGGGACGCACCGAGATCGCGGAGCGCATCGCCGCAGCTCGCGATGAGGGGGACCTCAAGGAGAACGGCGGCTACCACGCCGCCCGCGAGGAGCAGGGCAAGATGGAGGCGCGCATCGCGGACCTCCAGCGGCTGCTGAAGAACGCCGTGGTGGGCGAGGCGCCGAAGGACGACGGCGTGGTCGAGCCCGGCATGGTCGTGGTCATCTCCATGGCCGGCAAGGAGCGCACCTTCCTGCTGGGCAACCGCGAGATCGCCGACGGCGACGAAGACCTCGAGGTCTACTCCTCGGAGTCCCCGCTGGGCAGCGCGATCCACGGCTCCCGCGTGGGCGACACCGTCGACTACACCGCCCCGAACGGCAAGTCGTTCCCGATCGAGATCCGCAAGGCCACGCCCTACAAGGCCTGA